The following coding sequences lie in one Leucoraja erinacea ecotype New England chromosome 20, Leri_hhj_1, whole genome shotgun sequence genomic window:
- the amdhd2 gene encoding N-acetylglucosamine-6-phosphate deacetylase, translating into MPSNKSVSDAPITQFTDCHILRDHRLQREDLWVREGKILNPEKLFFDEKGFADVQIDCKGSIVAPGFIDTQINGAYGFDFSSATDNVKLGVSSVARKLLSTGVTSFCPTLVTSPPSVYHQVIPQIEVQKGGPEGAGVLGLHLEGPFISREKKGAHPEQYLRTFAQRGFPDLLDTYGSLENVIIVTLAPELQRSGPIIQELVRRGIHVSLGHSVANLVQAETAVSHGATFITHLFNAMLPFHHRDPGIVGLLTSDRIPSGRRVFYGMIADGIHTNPAALRIAYRAHPRGLVLVSDGIAALGLPSGRHTLGQQEVVIQGLQAHVAGTQTLSGSIATMDMCVRHLAPAPGCSVEAALEAASLHPAQLLGIEGSKGALNYGTDADLVLLDEELNVEATYIAGELVWTGRRTQGDGETGDPRL; encoded by the exons GGAGGATCTGTGGGTCCGAGAGGGGAAGATCCTGAATCCAGAGAAGTTGTTTTTCGATGAAAAGGGATTCGCTGATGTTCAGATCGACTGCAAGGGGAGCATCGTTGCCCCGGGATTCATTGACACCCAGATCAACG GCGCCTACGGCTTTGACTTCTCCTCAGCCACGGACAATGTGAAGCTCGGTGTCTCCTCCGTGGCCAGGAAGCTGCTCTCCACTGGTGTCACCTCCTTCTGCCCTACCCTcgtcacctcacccccctctgtcTACCACCAG GTGATTCCTCAGATCGAGGTGCAGAAGGGAGGGCCCGAGGGTGCGGGGGTTCTAG GTCTACACCTGGAGGGGCCGTTCATCAGCCGGGAGAAGAAGGGAGCCCACCCCGAGCAGTACCTGCGCACGTTTGCCCAGCGGGGCTTCCCCGACCTGCTGGACACCTACGGCTCCCTGGAGAACGTCATCATCGTCACCCTGGCCCCTGAGCTCCAGCGCAGCGGCCCCATCATCCAGGAGCTGGTGCGGCGTGGAATCCATGTCTCTCTGG GGCATTCGGTGGCAAACCTGGTGCAGGCAGAGACCGCCGTCAGCCATGGGGCCACCTTCATCACGCACCTGTTCAACGCCATGCTGCCc TTCCACCACCGGGACCCGGGCATTGTGGGTCTGCTGACCAGTGACCGCATCCCCTCCGGCCGCCGCGTCTTCTACGGGATGATCGCCGACGGCATCCACACCAACCCGGCCGCGCTGCGCATCGCCTACCGAGCCCACCCCCgag gtCTGGTGCTGGTGAGTGATGGCATCGCGGCTCTGGGCCTCCCCTCTGGCCGCCACACCCTGGGCCAGCAGGAGGTCGTCATCCAGGGGCTGCAAGCTCACGTGGCAG ggACACAGACACTGAGCGGGAGTATCGCCACCATGGACATGTGTGTGAGGCACCTGGCACCTGcaccag GATGTTCGGTGGAGGCGGCTTTGGAAGCGGCTTCGCTGCACCCCGCACAGTTGCTGGGCATCGAGGGCAGCAAGGGAGCGCTGAACTACGGCACAGACGCAG ACCTGGTGCTGTTGGACGAGGAGCTGAACGTGGAGGCCACGTACATCGCCGGCGAGCTGGTGTGGACGGGCCGAAGGACACAGGGCGATGGGGAGACTGGCGATCCCCGGCTGTGA